In the Flavobacterium sp. 90 genome, TAATTACGCCAAGCAAATTGAAGCAGAAGGTTTAGAAAGTAAATTCATTGGAAAAAACTTCGTATTCGATAACCGTCTTGGTGAAAGAATTACCGAAGATATTATCTCGCAATGTCACCAATGCGGAAAACCTTGCGATAATCACACTAATTGCGAAAACGACGGATGTCATTTGTTGTTTATTCAATGTGATGAATGTAAGGCTGCAATGGAAAATTGCTGTTCTACGGAATGTCTTGAAGTTATACACATGCCATTGGTTGATCAGGTTCGCTTGAGAACCGGAAAACAAGTTGGAAATAAGGTTTTTAGAAAAGGAAAATCTGAGAATCTAAAATTCAAACATTCAGGAGAATTGCCAGATACAGCTTTAGAACAAGTGAAGCAAAAACCTGCTGATATTCGCCAGAAAATAAAAGTTAAGAAAGTACTTCTTGGAAAAGCAGAGCATTATTATGTTAAAGCACAAGTTGGACTTTTTACTATCGAAAATCAAGAGCTAAACACAGGTGATAAAATCTTAATTTCAGGACCAACTACAGGAGACCAGGAATTGGTTTTAGAAAAAATGATTGTCAATGACGCAGAAGCTACTACTGCTAAAATTGGAGATCGAGTTACTTTTGAAGTTCCATTTCGTATTCGTTTGTCAGATAAATTATACAAAATTGTAAATTAGCAGAAATTTTAAGCTAATTTACATGTCGCATTCTTTTACCAAATTATGGATTCACGCAATTTGGGCAACCAAAAATCGTCAGGAATTAATTGATTATTTCATTGAGGAAAAAGTGTTCAATTATATTCGGGAAGAATTAATTGAATTGGGTTGCCCTGTTAGAATCATTAATGGAATGCCAGACCATGTACATGTTTTATTTTTACAAAATCCACAAAAAACTATCTCAGACTTGATGAAACAAGTAAAAGGAGGTTCTTCTCATGCTATAAATGGAGAAAATCTAATCCTTGAAAAATTTGCTTGGCAAACTGGTTTTGCGGCATTTTCTGTGAGTGAATCTCAGTTAGATGTTGTTTATAATTATATAAAAAATCAAAAGCAACATCATCTTAACAAAAATGGACAAGATGAATTTGATGAATTTGTAAAATTGCATGGGTTAGCGAGTAAATAAATGCTTATCGATATGTTTCCCAAGGTTAAAACCTTGGGCTATGGCTGGACATGAATTATAATCGTGAATCTATATTAACATAGCCCGTGGTTTCAACCATGGGAACACAATCAAAATCCCCAACGATTAGAGCTTTTATAAACAATACCACAAAAAAAGATCGACAATTTGATTCCATTATTTTAATAATGGGATATAATTGAAAAACAACATTTCCAAAGATTTCTATCGTTGGAAAAAATATCAATAAAAATGACATTTAATAACAAAATTGAACTTATGGCTCCCGCTGGGAGCTTTGAGTCACTTCAGGCTGCACTCGATAATGGCGCGGATTCTATCTATTTTGGCGTAGAACAACTTAATATGCGTGCACGTTCGACAGTAAATTTCACTATTGATGATTTACAGGAAATTGCTAATCGTTGTGAAGCTAAAAATGTTAGAAGCTATCTTACTTTAAACACGATTATTTATGATCATGATCTTTCTGTTGTAAAAGTGCTGTTGAACAAAGCTAAAGAAGCTAATATTACTGCTGTAATTGCATCTGATCAAGCTGTAATTGCAATGGCTAGATCAATTGGAATGGAAGTTCATATTTCTACACAATTGAATGTGACAAATATTGAAACGATTAAATTCTATAGTTTGTTTGCTGATACAATGGTTTTAAGTAGGGAATTGAGTTTACGACAAGTTAAAAGTATTACAAATCAAATTGAGAAAGAACAAATAAAAGGACCGAACGGAAATTTAGTCGAAATCGAAATTTTTGGTCATGGCGCTTTGTGTATGGCAGTTTCAGGTAAGTGTTATTTGAGTTTGCATTCGCATAATTCATCTGCAAACCGTGGAGCATGCAAACAAAATTGTCGTAAAAAATATACCGTTATCGATCAGGAAACGGGTTTTGAAATTGAACTTGATAACGAATACATGATGTCGCCTAAAGATTTATGCACACTTGATTTCTTAGATCAGGTTATTGATTCGGGAATTCAGGTTTTAAAAATAGAAGGCCGTGGTCGTGCACCGGAATATGTGGGGACAGTTATTAAAACCTATCGTGAAGCTATCGATTCGTATTACGATAAAATATTTTCTAAAGAAAAAATCGCAGTTTGGATGGAAGCTTTGAATACAGTTTATAATCGTGGTTTTTGGTCAGGGTATTATTTGGGACAAGAATTAGGAGAATGGAGCGATATTCCTGGCTCGGCGGCAACACAGAAAAAGGTTTATGTGGGAAAAGGAACTCATTATTTCCCAAAGGCAGAAGTAGGACAATTCAAAATTGAAGCTTACGATGTTAAAATCGGAGACAAAGTTTTAGTAACCGGACCAAGTACAGGTGCTCAGGAAATGATCATTGAAGAAATGCTGGTAAACGATATTGCATCTGAGAAAGCAACAAAAGGAGATGATTGCACTTTTAAATTGCCTTTTAGAATCAGAACGTCTGATAAATTATATAAAATTGTGGAGGTATAATGGTTATCATAACATTACAAAGAGATA is a window encoding:
- a CDS encoding peptidase U32 family protein, with the translated sequence MTFNNKIELMAPAGSFESLQAALDNGADSIYFGVEQLNMRARSTVNFTIDDLQEIANRCEAKNVRSYLTLNTIIYDHDLSVVKVLLNKAKEANITAVIASDQAVIAMARSIGMEVHISTQLNVTNIETIKFYSLFADTMVLSRELSLRQVKSITNQIEKEQIKGPNGNLVEIEIFGHGALCMAVSGKCYLSLHSHNSSANRGACKQNCRKKYTVIDQETGFEIELDNEYMMSPKDLCTLDFLDQVIDSGIQVLKIEGRGRAPEYVGTVIKTYREAIDSYYDKIFSKEKIAVWMEALNTVYNRGFWSGYYLGQELGEWSDIPGSAATQKKVYVGKGTHYFPKAEVGQFKIEAYDVKIGDKVLVTGPSTGAQEMIIEEMLVNDIASEKATKGDDCTFKLPFRIRTSDKLYKIVEV
- the tnpA gene encoding IS200/IS605 family transposase is translated as MSHSFTKLWIHAIWATKNRQELIDYFIEEKVFNYIREELIELGCPVRIINGMPDHVHVLFLQNPQKTISDLMKQVKGGSSHAINGENLILEKFAWQTGFAAFSVSESQLDVVYNYIKNQKQHHLNKNGQDEFDEFVKLHGLASK